One Rosa chinensis cultivar Old Blush chromosome 3, RchiOBHm-V2, whole genome shotgun sequence DNA window includes the following coding sequences:
- the LOC112192837 gene encoding probable disease resistance protein At4g27220, giving the protein MEFYHYVFETMRMIIVISAVMVQWFGVIACLKWIWKNWFIIVVIVTWNVIASLGWIWKSRFSYMVETPQSISEDNQEPVDVDAFASLPPSSAESSAPRWKHDVFLSFRGVDTRGGITFEIYDRLQNRRGIKTFMDDQDLQVGDVISPTLLMAIKESRFAIIALSPNYASSTWCLEELRNICECMKEDNNRILPLFYNVDPSDVRNQKRSFGDAFTKHEKSGKHKSEKVQQWRDALTKVANFSGWHTLNYKTDRELVDAIEESVCNKLRLTEPELKMCIGGFNEFAATKQAIDKVMNALKDDEATTIGVYGMGGVGKTTMVKYVGAQAQKSRLFNQVIMAVVSQNPDLIQIQETFAEMLDFKLEEKTEIGRAIKLKEKIMRGTGILIILDDIWKRIEFSRIGIPNHNELLRCNSKVLLTTRRSSVCQIMESHAKIRLNILSKEDSWSLFVKEARKSFDKSSNFYDVAREVVRECAGLPIALIAVARALRDEALDGWKEAARRLQVSQPPNPEDEGDVFKCIKLSYDYLKYDDSKSCFLLCCLFPEDYDIPIEYLLMYGIGKGMFQDSNMLEARATTYLVVKALKDSSLLLDARAEGCVRMHDVIRDMAILMTSLSEDGQRFLVKVGFELKNWPKIDARKGYSAISLMHNNICKLPEELVCPNLQILLLQYSLSLHEIPKSFFRSQNELRVLDLSYTCISLLPQSISFLTNLQALYLDYCLNIIDISVIGKLHKLEILSMRGNSLRELPREIGQLTKLGMLDVSAERIHLFAVSKSASGTSSRRLGTIPSKVISKLDKLEELYMQCGFWDWGSKIDGKGEETNISFDELAGLSYLSILKVCISDANCIPKSVKTVPNWVYFDISICSDSERQRDNHWFIETFPGSLQSGHNCRSLSFDSTDTTIGTFPDWFVNVVVKNTERLSYRECRGLINILVEFDRGRLHGLKVLSVQDRCENLKELMNAITCVPDMPVFKNLEKLYLENLDDLKQLCVGELPFGSLCSLKLLRVFDCRNLGNVLLPSKLLQKLPNLEKLLCKRSGIESVFGCEGFEPEKTNLREMELQDLYEVRRICNGPAPRGMFQTLKKLDIDCGKFQGSLFTFDVAQCLFQLEDLHVSFCPHLERVIEARRETVNSKKTVLPKLKNLCLQSLPMLYEGSATIDFECPSLENLVVFCCPHLSFPSSASDYFHSRNQVIFSERPKSRAPELSWVCRDLHTLKKWKKRSEEANTAKYAAK; this is encoded by the exons ATGGAGTTCTATCACTATGTCTTTGAG ACGATGAGGATGATTATTGTGATTAGTGCGGTAATGGTGCAATGGTTCGGTGTCATAGCCTGTCTTAAGTGGATATGGAAGAATTGGTTCATTATTGTGGTGATTGTGACATGGAACGTAATAGCCAGTCTTGGGTGGATATGGAAGAGTAGGTTCAGTTACATGGTTGAAACCCCACAGTCAATATCAGAGGATAATCAAGAACCGGTTGACGTGGATGCCTTtgcatctcttcctccatcatCAGCTGAATCATCAGCTCCTAGGTGGAAGCATGATGTATTTTTGAGTTTCCGGGGTGTAGACACTCGCGGAGGTATTACGTTCGAAATATACGATCGACTGCAAAACAGGAGAGGAATCAAAACATTCATGGATGACCAAGACCTTCAAGTAGGGGATGTTATTTCTCCCACTCTCCTAATGGCAATTAAAGAATCAAGGTTTGCAATTATTGCTCTCTCTCCAAACTATGCCTCTTCCACTTGGTGTTTGGAGGAACTTAGAAACATTTGTGAATGCATGAAAGAAGACAACAATAGAATTCTGCCACTTTTTTATAATGTGGATCCTAGTGATGTACGAAATCAGAAGAGGAGCTTTGGAGATGCTTTCACTAAGCATGAAAAATCTGGGAAACACAAATCAGAAAAGGTGCAGCAGTGGAGAGATGCTTTAACAAAAGTGGCAAATTTCTCTGGATGGCATACACTGAATTATAA AACTGATAGAGAGCTTGTGGATGCCATTGAGGAATCTGTGTGCAATAAATTACGATTGACTGAACCTGAGCTTAAAATGTGCATCGGAGGTTTTAATGAATTTGCAGCAACAAAACAAGCCATTGATAAGGTCATGAACGCGCTAAAAGATGATGAGGCCACTACCATTGGAGTCTACGGAATGGGGGGCGTTGGAAAGACGACAATGGTGAAATATGTTGGAGCACAAGCCCAAAAAAGTAGGCTTTTTAATCAAGTGATTATGGCTGTCGTATCCCAAAACCCCGACTTGATACAAATTCAAGAGACATTTGCAGAAATGCTGGACTTTAAATTGGAGGAGAAGACAGAAATTGGAAGAGCCATTAAATTGAAGGAGAAGATAATGAGAGGAACCGGGATCCTCATAATCTTGGATGACATTTGGAAGAGAATAGAGTTTTCAAGAATTGGAATTCCAAACCACAACGAACTTCTAAGATGCAATTCCAAAGTCCTACTGACCACCAGAAGATCAAGTGTTTGTCAGATCATGGAGAGCCATGCAAAAATTCGTCTCAATATCTTATCAAAAGAAGATTCTTGGAGCTTATTTGTGAAGGAAGCAAGGAAGTCTTTTGACAAATCTTCCAATTTCTATGATGTAGCGAGAGAGGTGGTTAGAGAATGCGCTGGTCTACCAATTGCTTTGATAGCAGTTGCGAGGGCCCTTCGAGATGAAGCTTTGGACGGATGGAAAGAAGCTGCTCGACGGCTACAAGTGTCTCAACCTCCCAACCCTGAAGATGAGGGAGATGTGTTCAAATGCATAAAGTTAAGCTATGATTACTTGAAATATGATGATTCCAAATCATGCTTCTTGCTTTGCTGCCTGTTCCCAGAAGATTATGATATCCCAATTGAATACTTACTTATGTATGGAATTGGGAAAGGAATGTTTCAAGATTCCAACATGCTAGAAGCCCGCGCCACAACATATTTAGTGGTGAAGGCCCTTAAAGATTCTAGCTTGCTTTTGGACGCTAGAGCTGAAGGATGTGTAAGGATGCATGATGTCATTCGGGATATGGCAATATTAATGACGTCATTATCTGAAGACGGCCAGCGGTTCTTGGTGAAAGTTGGCTTTGAATTGAAGAATTGGCCAAAGATTGATGCACGTAAAGGCTACTCTGCAATCTCACTAATGCATAACAACATTTGCAAGCTACCCGAAGAGTTGGTATGTCCAAATCTACAGATTTTATTACTACAGTACAGTTTGTCTCTGCATGAGATCCCAAAATCTTTTTTCCGAAGTCAAAATGAATTAAGAGTCTTGGATCTTAGCTACACTTGTATTTCATTACTACCCCAATCAATTAGTTTCCTAACCAACCTTCAAGCTTTGTATTTAGATTATTGTTTGAACATAATTGACATTTCTGTAATCGGAAAACTTCACAAGCTTGAGATTCTTAGTATGAGAGGAAATTCTCTGAGAGAATTGCCAAGAGAAATAGGGCAGTTGACCAAGCTAGGGATGCTGGATGTCAGTGCTGAACGTATCCATCTATTTGCAGTGTCTAAAAGTGCAAGTGGAACCTCGAGTAGACGTCTTGGCACAATTCCATCTAAAGTGATATCAAAGTTGGATAAATTAGAAGAACTATACATGCAATGTGGATTTTGGGACTGGGGGAGTAAAATTGatggaaaaggagaagaaactAATATTAGCTTTGATGAATTAGctggtttatcatatttaaGCATTTTGAAAGTTTGCATATCAGATGCAAATTGCATCCCTAAAAGTGTTAAGACCGTACCGAATTGGGTTTACTTTGATATTAGTATTTGCAGCGACAGTGAAAGACAGAGAGACAATCATTGGTTCATAGAAACCTTTCCTGGGAGCCTACAATCTGGTCATAATTGTAGATCCTTGAGTTTTGATAGTACTGACACAACCATAGGAACCTTTCCGGACTGGTTTGTCAACGTTGTGGTAAAGAATACTGAGAGGCTAAGTTATAGAGAGTGCAGAGGGTTGATTAACATTCTTGTGGAGTTTGACCGTGGGAGGTTACATGGACTGAAAGTTCTCTCTGTACAAGATCGCTGTGAGAACTTGAAAGAATTGATGAATGCAATAACATGTGTTCCAGATATGCCTGTGTTTAAGAACTTGGAAAAGTTGTATCTGGAGAACTTGGATGACCTGAAGCAGTTATGTGTTGGTGAGTTACCATTTGGATCTCTCTGCAGTCTGAAATTACTGAGGGTATTTGACTGTCGTAACTTGGGGAATGTACTGTTGCCATCAAAATTGTTGCAGAAACTACCAAATCTGGAAAAACTACTCTGTAAGAGAAGTGGAATAGAATCTGTGTTTGGATGTGAAGGATTTGAGCCAGAAAAAACAAATCTGAGAGAGATGGAGTTGCAAGATCTATATGAAGTAAGACGCATATGTAACGGTCCTGCTCCACGCGGAATGTTCCAGACTCTAAAGAAATTGGACATTGACTGTGGCAAGTTCCAGGGAAGCCTCTTCACATTTGATGTAGCTCAGTGTCTTTTTCAATTGGAAGACCTTCATGTATCCTTCTGCCCTCACTTGGAAAGAGTAATTGAAGCAAGGAGGGAAACTGTGAATAGCAAGAAGACCGTTCTtccaaaattgaagaacttATGTTTGCAGTCTCTTCCAATGTTGTACGAGGGAAGTGCTACTATTGATTTTGAGTGTCCTTCATTGGAAAACTTGGTAGTGTTTTGCTGCCCCCACTTGTCATTTCCATCCTCTGCTTCTGACTACTTCCACAGCAGGAACCAAGTCATTTTCAGTGAACGTCCCAAATCTAGAGCTCCAGA ATTGTCATGGGTGTGTCGAGATTTACATACACTCAAAAAATGGAAGAAACGTTCGGAAGAAGCAAACACCGCTAAATACGCCGCTAAATGA
- the LOC112192839 gene encoding cell division protein FtsZ homolog 2-1, chloroplastic isoform X1, which yields MATYASTHFTFSDTRNPVGVLTRLGGRVLVENHLERVRSVKMLPESKFGFLGAIHKSTLPQFKCSASSHSVGSYPNKDPFLNLHPEVSMLRGEGNNTSSNLRKDTPGGNVTESLSEKSLPNNYNEAKIKVIGVGGGGSNAVNRMIESAMKGVEFWIVNTDVQAMRMSPVFPENRLQIGQELTRGLGAGGNPDVGMNAAKESRESIEEALYGSDMVFVTAGMGGGTGTGGAPVVAGVAKSMGILTVGVVTTPFSFEGRKRAVQAQEGIAALRENVDTLIVIPNDKLLTAVSQSTPVTEAFNLADDILRQGVRGISDIITIPGLVNVDFADVRAIMANAGSSLMGIGTATGKTRARDAALNAIQSPLLDIGIERATGIVWNITGGTDLTLYEVNAAAEVIYDLVDPTANLIFGAVTDPSLSGQVSITLIATGFKRQEESDGRPLQAQGDITLGINRRPSSFSEGSSVEIPDFLKKKGRSRYPRV from the exons ATGGCGACATATGCATCCACGCATTTTACTTTTTCTGATACTCGAAACCCAGTTGGGGTTCTAACGAGACTGGGAGGGAGAGTATTAGTGGAGAATCACTTGGAAAGAGTTAGAAGTGTGAAAATGCTGCCCGAGAGCAAGTTTGGATTTTTGGGTGCGATCCATAAGTCGACTTTGCCTCAATTTAAGTGCTCAGCCAGCTCTCACAGTGTGGGTTCGTATCCGAATAAAGACCCTTTTCTGAATCTACACCCTGAGGTTTCTATGCTTAGAGGTGAGGGCAATAATACGTCGAGCAATCTGAGGAAAGATACTCCAGGTGGGAATGTGACTGAGAGCTTGAGTGAGAAATCTCTTCCGAATAATTACAACGAAGCAAAGATTAAGGTTATTGGTGTTGGTGGTGGAGGGTCAAATGCAGTCAATCGCATGATTGAGAGTGCAATGAAGGGTGTGGAGTTCTGGATTGTTAACACTGATGTTCAAGCCATGAGAATGTCACCTGTCTTTCCTGAGAACCGTTTACAAATCGGTCAAGAGCTTACCAGGGGGCTTGGTGCTGGTGGAAACCCGGATGTTGGTATGAATGCTGCCAAAGAAAGCAGAGAATCGATAGAAGAAGCACTATATGGATCAGACATGGTTTTCGTTACG GCTGGAATGGGTGGAGGAACTGGCACTGGCGGAGCTCCTGTAGTTGCAGGTGTTGCAAAATCAATGGGTATATTGACGGTTGGCGTTGTGACAACTCCTTTCTCTTTTGAGGGACGAAAAAGGGCAGTTCAAGCCCAGGAAGGGATTGCAGCTTTGAGAGAGAATGTTGACACACTGATAGTCATTCCAAATGACAAGTTATTGACTGCAGTTTCCCAGTCTACCCCAGTAACAGAGGCGTTTAATCTAGCTGATGATATTCTACGACAAGGTGTTCGTGGTATCTCTGATATAATCACG ATTCCTGGGCTGGTAAATGTCGACTTTGCTGATGTAAGGGCTATAATGGCGAATGCAGGTTCTTCATTGATGGGGATAGGAACTGCAACTG GGAAGACAAGGGCAAGAGATGCTGCGTTAAATGCCATTCAATCACCTCTATTAGATATCGGTATAGAGAGGGCTACTGGAATTGTCTGGAACATAACTGGTGGAACTGATTTGACACTCTATGAG GTAAATGCTGCAGCAGAGGTTATATATGACCTTGTTGATCCAACAgcaaatttaatatttggagCAGTGACAGATCCATCACTCAGTGGTCAA GTCAGCATCACTCTAATTGCTACTGGATTCAAACGCCAAGAAGAAAGTGATGGGAGGCCACTCCAG GCACAAGGAGACATTACCCTTGGAATCAATCGAAGACCTTCCTCCTTCTCAGAAGGTAGTTCAGTTGAGATTCCGGATTTCTTGAAGAAGAAAGGACGCTCACGTTATCCAAGAGTTTGA